A region from the Sphingopyxis lindanitolerans genome encodes:
- the trbG gene encoding P-type conjugative transfer protein TrbG: MTTPLPLPIALGAALVVLAAPAAASDPADPRQRVGRANAEARVQPDRQGYRNAIQQYAWSEGALFQVYAAPGQITDIVLQEGEQLVGPGPVASGDTVRWIIGDTVSGAGARRRVHILVKPTRSDIMTNMIINTDRRTYHVELRATAASYMASVSWTYPADELIALQVAEAEAARAAPVAGAIDLAALNFRYRIAGDKVDWRPVRAFDDTRQLFIEFGADIASGDMPPLFVIGRSGEAELVNYRVQGRYMIVDRLFERGELRLGAGKQARTVRIEREIPRRRGRS; encoded by the coding sequence ATGACGACGCCACTTCCCCTCCCGATCGCGCTCGGGGCCGCCCTTGTCGTGCTCGCCGCGCCCGCCGCGGCAAGCGATCCGGCCGATCCCCGCCAGCGCGTTGGCCGTGCCAATGCCGAAGCCCGTGTCCAGCCCGATCGCCAAGGCTATCGCAACGCCATCCAGCAATATGCATGGTCCGAAGGCGCACTCTTCCAGGTCTATGCGGCGCCGGGACAGATCACCGACATCGTGCTGCAGGAAGGCGAGCAGCTCGTCGGCCCGGGGCCAGTCGCCTCGGGCGACACGGTGCGCTGGATCATCGGCGACACGGTGAGCGGTGCGGGGGCGCGGCGCCGCGTCCATATCCTCGTGAAGCCAACCCGCTCGGACATCATGACCAACATGATCATCAACACCGACCGTCGCACCTATCATGTCGAACTGCGCGCGACCGCCGCATCCTATATGGCGTCGGTCTCCTGGACCTATCCCGCCGACGAGCTCATCGCCTTGCAAGTCGCCGAGGCCGAGGCGGCGCGCGCCGCGCCCGTAGCCGGGGCGATCGATCTGGCGGCGCTCAATTTCCGCTACCGGATTGCGGGCGACAAGGTCGATTGGCGCCCGGTCCGCGCGTTCGACGACACGCGCCAGCTCTTCATCGAGTTTGGCGCAGATATCGCATCGGGCGACATGCCGCCGCTGTTCGTCATCGGCCGCAGCGGCGAAGCCGAACTCGTCAACTACCGGGTGCAGGGGCGCTACATGATCGTCGACCGCCTGTTCGAGCGCGGCGAACTCCGCTTGGGGGCCGGGAAACAGGCGCGGACCGTCCGGATCGAGCGCGAGATACCGCGCCGCCGGGGCCGGTCATGA
- a CDS encoding TrbI/VirB10 family protein, whose protein sequence is MTEREDPAVPPAEEPGDEYRAAQPPGIDAFRLRGDPPRVMRLSRKTLASIGAVGGIAIGGALLWALQPSAPKTAENLYSAYTANPAEVVTGAPADYGKVPKLGPPLPGDLGRPIVAAQQNGEIVPVPPIGQTPPDGRSLADEARERARQERESAQTSRLFLGGGSSPASVADALPGLIDRPVGDPAAPEARARTATTARRAFIEGSARTPAESAERIRKPSSPNILQAGSLIPAALITGIRSDLPGQVTAQVTQNVYDSPTGRILLIPQGARLIGEYDSEIASGQERVLLAWDRLILPGGRSIRLDRQPGADARGMAGVADRTDHHWGSMLRAALISTLLGVGAELGSDGDDAIVRALRDGSQDTVNQSGRRLVERQMNVPPTLTIRPGFALRVLVTRDLILEPEGGAS, encoded by the coding sequence ATGACCGAGCGCGAGGATCCGGCCGTGCCGCCCGCCGAAGAGCCGGGCGACGAATATCGCGCTGCGCAGCCGCCGGGCATCGACGCCTTCCGCCTGCGCGGCGACCCGCCGCGGGTGATGCGGCTGTCGCGCAAGACGCTGGCGAGCATCGGTGCGGTCGGCGGCATTGCGATCGGCGGCGCCTTGCTCTGGGCGCTGCAACCCTCGGCGCCCAAGACGGCAGAGAATCTCTATTCGGCCTATACAGCCAACCCCGCCGAGGTCGTCACGGGCGCGCCCGCCGACTATGGCAAGGTGCCGAAGCTTGGGCCGCCGCTGCCCGGGGACCTTGGCAGACCGATCGTGGCGGCGCAGCAGAACGGGGAAATCGTCCCCGTGCCGCCGATCGGACAGACGCCGCCCGACGGACGGTCGCTGGCCGACGAAGCGCGCGAGCGCGCGCGGCAGGAGCGTGAGAGCGCGCAGACGAGCCGGCTCTTTCTTGGCGGCGGTTCGTCGCCTGCGTCAGTGGCCGACGCGCTACCGGGGTTGATCGATCGTCCGGTCGGCGACCCGGCGGCACCCGAGGCGCGCGCGCGAACCGCGACGACGGCACGCCGCGCCTTTATCGAAGGCAGCGCCCGGACGCCCGCCGAAAGTGCCGAACGTATCCGCAAGCCGAGCTCGCCCAATATCCTCCAAGCCGGAAGCCTGATCCCGGCAGCGTTGATTACCGGAATAAGGTCCGATCTGCCGGGACAGGTGACCGCGCAGGTGACGCAAAATGTCTATGACAGCCCGACCGGTCGCATCCTGCTCATTCCCCAGGGCGCGCGGCTTATCGGCGAATATGACAGCGAAATCGCTTCGGGGCAGGAGCGCGTGCTGCTTGCCTGGGACCGGCTGATACTGCCCGGCGGCCGGTCGATTCGGCTCGATCGCCAGCCCGGCGCCGATGCACGCGGCATGGCAGGAGTTGCCGATCGCACCGACCATCATTGGGGATCGATGCTGCGCGCCGCGCTCATTTCCACTTTGCTCGGTGTCGGCGCCGAACTTGGCTCCGACGGCGATGACGCGATCGTGCGTGCGCTTCGCGACGGGTCGCAGGATACGGTCAACCAGTCGGGCCGGCGCCTCGTCGAGCGCCAGATGAATGTCCCGCCGACCCTCACCATTCGCCCCGGCTTCGCGCTGCGCGTCCTCGTAACCCGCGATCTGATCCTTGAGCCTGAAGGAGGCGCGTCGTGA
- a CDS encoding DUF2274 domain-containing protein, with the protein MSRLRLGPIADDKPVKLTIELPGSLHRELLVYAEVHAKANGLAAPMAPEKIAVPMIERFIATDRGFATERRRHPRVGQA; encoded by the coding sequence GTGAGCAGGCTCAGACTTGGTCCGATCGCCGACGACAAGCCGGTGAAGCTTACGATCGAATTGCCGGGATCCCTCCATCGCGAATTGCTCGTCTATGCCGAGGTGCATGCGAAGGCCAATGGCCTCGCGGCGCCTATGGCGCCGGAAAAGATCGCGGTGCCGATGATCGAGCGCTTTATCGCGACCGATCGTGGATTTGCGACGGAACGGCGGCGTCATCCTCGCGTCGGTCAGGCTTGA
- a CDS encoding alpha/beta hydrolase, whose protein sequence is MTEAASVEGRKEGVWQPPAGHQQTPLWPGAAPNMEDVKLPPEYSETATNPKRFAGRPVTGVFNVTVPTLTVFPAKQPGNGAAMLVFPGGGFSKLAIDLEGSEVCDWLTSRGTICVLVKYRVPKSNHHYDEGCHCAVTPKHLLALQDAQRAIRLVRSRASELKINPRKIGVIGFSAGGYLVAQTSNIFEPAYQPVDEIDKVSSRPDFAIAMFPGHLCRAGGSLDPGIKVTKMTPPTFLLQAWDDPVDPICNSTVYARALDEAGVPAEVHLFAKGGHAFAMRPLGHPVERWPTLVEDWLKDTGIL, encoded by the coding sequence GTGACCGAGGCGGCAAGCGTTGAGGGCAGGAAGGAGGGCGTGTGGCAACCCCCGGCGGGCCATCAGCAGACGCCATTGTGGCCTGGAGCCGCGCCGAACATGGAAGATGTCAAACTTCCTCCCGAGTATAGCGAAACGGCAACGAATCCGAAACGCTTCGCCGGGCGTCCGGTTACCGGCGTCTTCAACGTTACTGTGCCCACTCTCACGGTGTTTCCAGCCAAACAACCCGGCAATGGCGCCGCGATGCTGGTTTTTCCCGGCGGAGGATTTTCCAAGCTCGCGATCGATCTGGAAGGTAGTGAAGTTTGCGATTGGCTGACTTCAAGAGGCACTATCTGCGTGCTCGTCAAATACCGCGTTCCCAAAAGCAACCACCATTATGATGAAGGCTGCCATTGTGCAGTGACGCCCAAGCACCTCCTTGCGTTGCAGGACGCCCAGCGTGCGATACGCCTGGTGCGCTCGCGCGCCAGTGAGCTCAAGATCAACCCCCGCAAGATCGGTGTCATCGGCTTCTCGGCGGGAGGGTATCTGGTCGCGCAGACCAGCAATATATTCGAACCTGCCTATCAGCCAGTCGACGAAATAGACAAAGTGAGCAGCCGGCCCGATTTTGCCATCGCAATGTTCCCGGGCCACCTGTGCAGAGCGGGGGGCTCGCTTGATCCTGGAATCAAAGTCACCAAGATGACCCCGCCGACATTTCTTCTTCAGGCTTGGGACGATCCTGTCGATCCGATTTGCAACAGCACCGTCTATGCGCGAGCGCTGGACGAGGCAGGCGTTCCAGCAGAAGTCCATCTCTTTGCCAAGGGAGGTCACGCCTTCGCCATGCGCCCGCTGGGTCATCCCGTTGAGAGATGGCCGACGCTCGTGGAAGATTGGCTCAAGGACACAGGAATTCTTTGA
- a CDS encoding metal/formaldehyde-sensitive transcriptional repressor, which translates to MGHMIEKKGDLLARVKRIAGQVSAVERGLDRDAGCAEILHLVAAVRGAVNGLLDEIVVDHLDEHVAKPGLSDAERKKGAEELMTVIRRYVK; encoded by the coding sequence ATGGGACATATGATCGAAAAGAAGGGCGACCTCTTGGCCCGCGTCAAACGGATCGCCGGCCAGGTTTCGGCCGTCGAGCGAGGGCTCGATCGGGACGCGGGTTGCGCGGAGATTCTGCATCTCGTCGCCGCCGTGCGCGGCGCCGTGAATGGCCTGCTCGACGAAATCGTCGTCGATCATCTCGACGAGCATGTCGCCAAGCCTGGCCTGTCGGACGCCGAGCGGAAAAAGGGCGCTGAAGAACTGATGACGGTCATCCGTCGGTACGTGAAGTAG
- the dmeF gene encoding CDF family Co(II)/Ni(II) efflux transporter DmeF, with the protein MAETGNIDTLEHNHVFLGASHDENARRTLWVVALTAVMMVGEIIAGYVTGSMALLADGFHMATHAGALSVAAVAYSYAKRHAFDRRFSFGTGKVGDLAGFASALILGLVALGIGIESVLRLYQPIRVAFGEATVIAIVGLGVNIVSAFLLSGGHAHGHSHGHGHHDHHGHDHGHGGKGQDNNLRSAYAHVLADALTSVLAIAALLAGRYLGWIWLDPVMGIVGAIVIARWSWSLMRDTASVLLDASDEQVAGEVRDLLDDGPGGARITDLHVWRIGPEAHAGIVSVAPGPGIDQEMIRGRLKPVHELAHLTVEIR; encoded by the coding sequence ATGGCAGAGACGGGCAACATCGACACTCTCGAGCACAATCACGTCTTCCTGGGCGCGTCGCATGACGAGAATGCGCGGCGCACCCTGTGGGTCGTCGCGCTTACGGCGGTCATGATGGTGGGCGAGATCATCGCAGGCTATGTGACGGGCTCGATGGCCCTGCTGGCCGACGGCTTCCACATGGCGACCCACGCTGGCGCGTTGAGCGTGGCGGCGGTCGCCTATTCTTACGCCAAGCGCCACGCGTTCGACCGTCGCTTCAGCTTCGGCACCGGTAAGGTCGGCGATCTTGCCGGTTTTGCTTCGGCGCTCATTCTCGGTCTCGTTGCGCTCGGGATCGGGATCGAATCCGTCTTGCGTCTGTATCAGCCGATCCGTGTCGCGTTTGGAGAAGCCACGGTGATCGCGATTGTCGGGCTAGGCGTGAACATTGTCAGCGCATTCCTGCTGTCCGGTGGCCACGCCCATGGTCATTCACATGGTCATGGGCATCACGATCATCATGGGCACGATCATGGGCATGGTGGCAAAGGTCAGGACAATAATCTGCGATCGGCCTACGCCCATGTGCTCGCCGATGCGCTTACTTCGGTTCTTGCGATCGCGGCCCTGCTGGCCGGTCGATATCTCGGCTGGATCTGGCTCGATCCGGTCATGGGTATTGTCGGTGCCATCGTGATCGCGCGCTGGTCCTGGTCGCTCATGCGCGACACCGCGTCGGTGCTGCTTGACGCAAGCGATGAGCAGGTCGCGGGCGAGGTGCGCGACCTGCTGGACGACGGTCCGGGCGGTGCCCGCATTACCGATTTGCACGTCTGGAGAATTGGACCGGAAGCGCATGCCGGCATTGTCAGTGTCGCGCCCGGACCCGGGATTGATCAGGAAATGATCCGGGGGCGGCTCAAGCCGGTGCATGAACTCGCCCATCTCACGGTCGAGATCCGATGA
- a CDS encoding DUF1289 domain-containing protein, producing the protein MKSPCVEICSFDGRTGWCRACGRTKQECRSWKKARPHQQQKIASDLPRRLAKLTATRSD; encoded by the coding sequence ATGAAATCGCCGTGCGTCGAAATCTGTTCTTTTGACGGGCGCACCGGTTGGTGCCGCGCCTGCGGCCGCACCAAGCAGGAATGCCGGAGCTGGAAGAAGGCCCGGCCGCATCAGCAACAGAAGATCGCATCAGACCTGCCACGACGTCTGGCGAAGTTGACTGCGACACGATCCGATTAA